AAGACCGGCCCGTCCAGGCAGACGTACTTGGCACCGACGTTGCACCGGCCGCACTTGCCGATGCCGCACTTCATCCGGTTCTCCAGGGTGGTGATGACCCTGTCCGGCGCAAAGCCCATCTTGGCGAGACTCTGGAATGCGAACTTTATCATTATCGGCGGGCCGCAGGTGA
This genomic window from bacterium contains:
- a CDS encoding hydrogenase, with the translated sequence TCGPPIMIKFAFQSLAKMGFAPDRVITTLENRMKCGIGKCGRCNVGAKYVCLDGPVFSQAEIDELPPDF